The Candidatus Melainabacteria bacterium genome includes the window GGCTCGACATCGCCCTCTACAACGAGGGTCTCGACCACCTCGCCGACATCGTCGCCGAAGGTCGCCTCCACTAGGCACCGTCTGCACAAGGCGAGCACGAGTCTCTGCGTAAGCAGAGCCTCATCCCCTATCCGCACCATCCTGCGGTGGGGCCGGTGAAATTCCGGTGCTGGTCAGACCAGGTACGGGGTCTGACTGGGGAAATCCCTTCCCAAACGAGCCAGAGGTCGACATTCAGTCGGCTGAGACTGGCTCGCATTTATCAACCCACCTGCAAAAGCAGGTCTTTCCGAAAGGAGTGTCTTGTCTATGAACGAGTCCAAACCCGGGGCCACGGCCCCACCCGACGATAGCGCCTCGGCGCTGTCGAGTCTCACGTCCGCAGTCGAACCCAACAACAACAACAACAACAACCCCGAAACCAGCAACATCAACCCGAAAGGAACCATGAACATGACCACCACCACCAACACCACCCCCGCCGCCACCACGCTCGTCGAGGGCGCCACCGTCACCGGTGTCGTCGAGAGCAAGAACCAGCACGGCGCCAGCGTCAACATCGACGGCACCTCGGCCTTCCTGCCGGTCGGTCTGCTCGGCGACACCTCGCTCAGCGACCTCGCCAAGGGCACCGAGATCGCGGTCAACGTCGTCGACACGAGCGGTGCCAAGCCGCGCGTCGCCATCGCCGACACCGCCCCCGCCGCCACGACCGAGGTCACCGAGGTCACCGAGGTCAACGCCGAGGTCGTCACCGAGACCGCGCAGGCGGAGACCGAGGTCGAGACCGGTGCCGACGACCTGCAGGACTCGATCGCCAGCCTCGCCGCGAAGTGGGGCGCCAGCGTCAAGTTCGAGAGCGGCAGCCGCAAGCCCAGCTCCAAGCCGGGCAAGCCCAAGGCGGCGCGTGTCGTCGAGGCGCCGGTCGCCAAGGTCGTCACCGAGACCGCTCCCGCGGTCGAGGAGAAGACGGTCGCGGTGGTCGAGCCCGAGACGGCGCCCGTCGTCGAGGTCAGCGAGCCGGTCTCCGAGAAGGCGGCCTTCTTCGGCACCGTCAAGGTCGGCGACGAGCTGACCGCGACCGTGAAGTTCAAGAAGGACTTCGGCGTCCACCTGGTCGTGGGCAAGCTGGGCTTCGGCCTGCTCCACGTCAGCGAGATGCCCGGCACCACCATGGAGGACCGCAAGGCCTTCCTGACCGGTCTGAAGTACAAGCAGGAGCTCAAGGTGCGCGTCATCAAGGTCGACGCCGCCGCGAACCGCCTGGGCTTCAGCATGGTCGCCGACGAGAAGGCCGAGTTCTTCGCGAGCCTGAAGGTCGGCACCGTGGTCGAGGGCACCGTCAGCGGCACCAAGGAGATCGGTGCCTTCATCAACCTCGGCAAGACGGTCGGCTTCCTGCACGTCAGCGAGGTCGACGGCAAGTCCCGCGAGGTGCGTGACGCGAAGCTGGCGGGCTTCAAGCGCGGCGACAAGCTGGAGCTGGTCGTCGTCGACGTGAACCGCGACAAGCAGGAGGTGCGGCTCAGCCAGCGCCGCCTGTCGCTGGCCACCCTCACCCCCGGCGCGTCGGTGACCGGCACCTTCTCGAGCGTGCGCGGCAACACCATCGTCGTGGACCTCGAGGTGGGCGGCCGCGGACTGCTGGCCAAGAAGGGCAGCAAGCGCTACGAGTACGGCGAGACCATCGTCGCCTCGGTCAAGTCGGTCAACGTCGCCCAGGGCACGGTCGAGCTGGTCTGACCAACCAGCGATAGTCGGGGCGATGAGGGCGCAAGCTCTCGTCGCTTCGGCTAGCGTCCGCGTCAAGAGATACGGCTGACGCCGTGAACACAGTGGTGCGGGCGGCGTCCTGGTCAGCTTGTGCAAGCAAGCGCCAGGCACGTCGCCTGCATCACTCCCTGTTCAAATTTGTTGCTATCACCTGCGGTGGCAGCAAATTTGAGCTGGGTGCAAAAACCACTGGCGTGTGCCAGGGGTTCTTTTTTCAAAACCGGAGCGCAAGCTCCCAAAAACAAAAAGGAGTCTTTATGAACACGACAAACTTGGAATTCAACCAGGGCAAACTCGCCCTCATCCAGTCCATCGCAAAGCAGTGCGCCGAGCCCGACGCGGAAAGCCGCATCTCCAACGAGTGGGCCGTCTTCGTCACCCTGCGCGACTGCTGCTCGGGCTTCACCGCCGACGAGCTGGTGGTTCTGCACCACATCGCCGAGGAGTGCCAGCGGCGCAACGCCGGTGCCCTGAAGGTGTACGAGTGCGCTGTCGAATTCGCGCGCCTCTACAGCGGCGAAGCCTTCGGCATGGAGCTCGTGGAAGTGATCGGCAACGCCATCAACAACTGCGTGCCGCTCAACCCTGACACCGCCCGCCCCGCAGGCATCATCCCCGGCTACCTCGGTGGTGCCATCGTGGACGCGCGCCGCCACCGCCAGACGACCGACGACGACCGCCCCGGCTTCTTCGGTCCGTTCAGCCTCAACTAGGCGCAAGCGCAGCACAAGAACCCGCAGTCGCTCTCACTTCCGAGGGCACTGCGGGTTCGGGCGTGAGGTTCACACCTCTGCCTTGTGGGTTCTCAAAACAAACAAAAACAAGAAGAGAGGAAACAATGCAGAAGCGCGAATTCTTCAACAACGGCCAGCTCACCCTGCTCGCCACCGCCGCAGTCGTCTGCGCCGAGCCCTACGACGGCGAGACGACGCTGTCTGATGAGATGGCGGTCTACGACATGATCGCCAATTACACCTCCGGGTGGACTGCCGAGCAGCTCGCCGTGCTCAAGTTCTGCGCCGAGGAGTGCGAGCGGCAGCGCAGTGGTGCCATCTCGGTGTACTGCATGGTCAACGCGTGGAACCACGCCATCGACTGTCAGCACGCCGGCGCGCGCCTCAACGACGAGATGGTTCTCAAGCTCGCCGAGATGGTGGAGCCGAACCTCAAGGCCGGCTGGCGCACCACCACCGTCACCATCGGCGGTATCGTCGCGGGCTCGCAGCCCGAGTACATCACGCGCGACATGACCGAGCTCGGGCTGATGCTGGATGCTCACGCTTCCGGCCAGAACCCCGAGCACTTCGGTCAGCCGCTGACGGCGCAGTGGCTCTACGAGCGCTTCGAAGACATCCACCCCCGGGAGGATGGCAACGGGCGCACCGGCAAGATCATCTTCAACTGGCTCACGGGCACGCTGGACGCCCCGCAGCTTCCCACGGAGCCCGACCGGTTCAGCAACTAGTACCAGTACCGAATGACGCGTGGGCGATCTGTAGTGCGATGGTGACATCGTTCTGCATATCGCCCCGGCGTTTCGCGGCGTTTCGACGCCAGTCCTTAACCCCGGCCCGCACTACTTCAAAGCGAGCCCTTTCCACATAAAGAGGTGGAATATGCTTTCTTCATCCCCAACCCAAACTGAAGGGATCCCAGTCGTTCTAGGCGGTGGCGGCATGAGGGGCGTTTCGCTTCTCGGCTTCCTCGACTTCCTGGAAGAAGAGTCGGTCATCTGCAGCGACTACACCGGTGTCAGCATCGGCAGCATCGTTGCGACGTTCTACACGAACGGCTACACGACCGCACAGATTCGGCAGGTCTTCCTCGAGGAGCTCTGCAAGCCGAGTCTGTCGCTCATGTGGCGGTCGCTCATCCCTCCGGTGTTCAACCCGCTGCGCATGTTCTGCGGCGGCTTCGTCAACCTCCTGCCCTTCATGACCTACCTGGTCGAGAAGTATCAGCTCGCGCATAAG containing:
- a CDS encoding S1 RNA-binding domain-containing protein; protein product: MNESKPGATAPPDDSASALSSLTSAVEPNNNNNNNPETSNINPKGTMNMTTTTNTTPAATTLVEGATVTGVVESKNQHGASVNIDGTSAFLPVGLLGDTSLSDLAKGTEIAVNVVDTSGAKPRVAIADTAPAATTEVTEVTEVNAEVVTETAQAETEVETGADDLQDSIASLAAKWGASVKFESGSRKPSSKPGKPKAARVVEAPVAKVVTETAPAVEEKTVAVVEPETAPVVEVSEPVSEKAAFFGTVKVGDELTATVKFKKDFGVHLVVGKLGFGLLHVSEMPGTTMEDRKAFLTGLKYKQELKVRVIKVDAAANRLGFSMVADEKAEFFASLKVGTVVEGTVSGTKEIGAFINLGKTVGFLHVSEVDGKSREVRDAKLAGFKRGDKLELVVVDVNRDKQEVRLSQRRLSLATLTPGASVTGTFSSVRGNTIVVDLEVGGRGLLAKKGSKRYEYGETIVASVKSVNVAQGTVELV
- a CDS encoding Fic family protein — translated: MQKREFFNNGQLTLLATAAVVCAEPYDGETTLSDEMAVYDMIANYTSGWTAEQLAVLKFCAEECERQRSGAISVYCMVNAWNHAIDCQHAGARLNDEMVLKLAEMVEPNLKAGWRTTTVTIGGIVAGSQPEYITRDMTELGLMLDAHASGQNPEHFGQPLTAQWLYERFEDIHPREDGNGRTGKIIFNWLTGTLDAPQLPTEPDRFSN